AGGCAGGGGAGGGGAGCGCGCAGACGACATGGCCGCCACCGCTCTCTCCGCACGCAGCGGCGGGACGGCGGGAACCGAGCCGCGCTTGAATGCGTCCTGcgaaaatatcattttttatttcgcggCGACATCCGGAAAACTTATTGTAtgaactttttattaatattatcgaAATTagctatataattattaagtatgtatagttaattatgaattaaataagtaataaatgtTCTCAACAATATAGCTATCCAATGAGCGGAAAAATGGCATTACCTTGCATCCCAAATTTGATTTAACCGGTGCACCTATGGcgctgaaaaaatgaaatagtCATATTTCATATACTTTTGTATGCGCGGAAGCGATTTCTTTAGTTTCAGTGACccatagtacattacgatacaagtgTCGTATGAGGCATATTCGGGCACGGCGAGGTTaagcgcccgagcgtagcgagggtgCTCATGCCGTGCTGGAAAGTGAACATACGACTCGAGtattgtacaatattttatagcactgcttGATTAAATCCGTCAAGTCACGCAAATCCGTGGCGTAAGAAGCCCTTTCTGGCagcgtgaggttagcgcacgagcgtagcgagtgcgATATACACAGTGCCAGAAAGGGCTACTTACGCCACGGATTTGGCGTGACTTAAATGCGGATTTAAGCCACCCAGtgctataaaaattattatttgaatttgtgtttttttacctgtaagtaaattattgttgaaaaatttacgatagcattttttaatgttaataTGAAGCAACATCAATAATACAAGTATAAAACtgtcaaaatataaataaatatgattattgtaaaaatttaatatataataaaatggttATATTATTCTAGTAAATAGAATTGACAGAATTTTTcagcaaaattttttaattttcagtttGTGTTTCATcaacttcttcttcttgtaaatcatttatttcatCATTCCACAGATTTTCATTATCTTCTATATCATCTATATCATCTTGTCGCTCTTCTGTATCACTCTCAAGTATGACCTTATGCGAATTTGAAGTATTTTCACAGCTTTGGCCATTGCAATTTTTACAACTGTAACTACATTTTATTTCAGCCTTTTTGCACGAACATCGGGATGTGTTACAGTTTGTTTTACATCCACAGAATATCtgaaaatcaagtttattattttttcttatcacAGTAAATATTACAATAGAAAATATCGAATAGTTcactaaaataaatattaaatacgtCATTTGGgaattattttcaaagaaaaattagacaatttcatataatatattttaggaTAACATATAATAACTCACCATCTCTAGTAATTCGATTGGTGCAACTGGTTTAGGATTCATAATAGGTAGTAGCATATTACTCGTAGGGTGAATTTTCATCTCCACGTATATTGTAATAGAAAAGCTAGTGCAAATATCAAGCGAAACATCTGAAACaatgaaatttcaagttttttacagatttttattcgtcgcaaattttttacttgttttgcaattataaaatttttaacatatcCTACATTAAAAACATTTGAGAATGTTCTACggttttttatacattttaattcaaatttatatacgaattttcttttacacataagcttttttattgaacataAATAGATAATTAGTACTGAACATTTAATACAATAATATTGTACACAATGTTATTGTCTAgaaaatgtaatattaataatttctttGTGTTCAATGTAAAAACATACGTGTAAAAagaattcatataaaaattcgtgttaaatttttgtgtataaaacgaACCCTACCAACGAATGTTAAGAGTATGCAATGTGAAACTTTGAAGATATATGCGTCTAGTGTATACAAAATTCTCGTTTTTCCCAATATTGGTTACCGAACATATTTCCGtaattttcgatttcaaaGTTGGCAGGTTAATATGAagcgaggtcaaaaatagtcGATGAACATGTAAGACTGCcatgtttttaaagtttagagaataaaataaaaaactacaaTATACTCGTTATAATATTAAGAAGACCTACGCAAAATTTCAGCTTTCACGTAAAAATTTCTAAGAAAACAAgcgtaatataaatataatccaAATGGCGTAGGCtgctataaataaaagtattacaaatcaaaataaaaagaatcaaGTACTTGTACGTGGTGCAATTGAACTCGCTAACCATGCATtaatataaagtataaaatGTACTACATTTTGCCGCGGGAGTGCGAAATGTATGTACACTCGACACGTAAAATATCTGATTCGAGCTATTTAAATTTAACATCGTGTAATAtggacatttttaaaaatgagctTGATTTTACCTCTTATCACTCAATCTCGACTTTGATTTCGGCAAAGCCCATATTACACGATGCAAAATTCAAATAGTTCGAATCAGATATCTTGCGCAAAAGAGCGTAATAATGTACTAGTTTTCGTTgcgaaaatgcaaataatattttcagatCTAACGCATACACTAACTTAACAGTTTTACTTGTactatttaaaatgaaaaagtattTGACATAAATCTACTGCACTGcattatttgaataatgtcATTATGTAGTGCGGACACTATTTTATTGCATTACAAACCTAGcatcttttttcaataaatatttattttctttgctataaagtttttaaatgtcaatcgtattaaaatatttaatctaaatttctagcatttatatgaataaataaaatatgtgtaCATACCGTAATTCTGAATAAATtcttcgaaaataataaaatattcttcTAGGATTCAGAAACCAATCAATAAGCTGGTatcacaaattaaaaaactgcCAAGGCACACActcaaaaaacaataattttgtgaTTTCTAATAgatttttagttaaaaatgactCTGGAATACACTCTTTAGAGCACGATGTTACTTCGATGAGATACCAAAGTGTTCTGACGTATGATTAACCAGCTCGAGTAATGAATTGAGAATGTGGCGTTGActttcataatttataaacatttagtATGTGGTGACAGGATGTTGGGATGAGTTCGGTTATATGATACGTCGCGAATGATTTTTTCCAGAGTGCATTTGAGACACTGGTATTTATATCGCACTAAATAatctgaattaaaaaattgttctcGAAATTCTATTTCGAGATTACCAAAAATTTAGTAGTAATTacatttcatatttttcatactttcgtaaaataaagaacatcaaatagtatagtatagctatgattttgaaaatactaaTACCTTTTATTATATAGAAAAATCAAGAACTATAAAAggagttataaaaataattatatttcaaaacgAAGTTGTTAATAAacacagagaaaaaaattaaataagttGCGATAGTCAGAATCATTTATAACTTTGTATAAAAAGGTCAACtttaaattaacatttttatctttcTATTATTTACCCGTTGTGTTGTGTAATAGCCACATTTAAAAATGGTATCccaatattttcataaattattcacaagattaattttaataagaaGAATTGTATGTACATACTACTTGTGATACCTTTACTTCCTTAAAAAATAGGTCTaacaaaaacattttattcAAGTAATTTACAAAGTTTTCCGGGTGTCGCCGCGAAGtcaaaaatgatattttcgCAGGACGCATTCAAGCGCGGCTCGGTTCCCGCCGTCccgccgctgcgcgcggagagagcggTGGTGGCCATGTCGTCTGCGCGCTCCCCTCCCCTGCCTCTACAccaagcaaatttttttttcattaattatctcGGAACTTTGCGCTCATCGGAATCTAGTAAAAATCGTTTCCAATGCAAAATTTAACGCTCTTTCCATTGATGCCAGCCATTTTTTCATAGGTCAAGCCGATCTCGAGATATAAGCAAAAATAACTTTCGCACGCTGTTTTTGCATAGAACCCCTCGTTCTAGGAAGCTGCAAATTTCAGAATCGGCTTTTCCGACCCTGATTTACGAAATATCCAAAATGGAGCCATTTCTACCGCAGGGCGATTTCACAGTTAATTTTACTGGACTACACAAGACTATAGTACAACACTGTGTACGCCCGACTTAGGCATTCGCTCGCTAGGTGGCTACCGGGAAACTCCACCTATAAACGAAAGATCAATCTAAAAAGCATAAGTAGGAACCGCGCGGAGCTATACGCTAAGA
The DNA window shown above is from Nasonia vitripennis strain AsymCx chromosome 3 unlocalized genomic scaffold, Nvit_psr_1.1 chr3_random0004, whole genome shotgun sequence and carries:
- the LOC103317128 gene encoding uncharacterized protein LOC103317128 gives rise to the protein MKIHPTSNMLLPIMNPKPVAPIELLEMIFCGCKTNCNTSRCSCKKAEIKCSYSCKNCNGQSCENTSNSHKVILESDTEERQDDIDDIEDNENLWNDEINDLQEEEVDETQTEN